The following coding sequences are from one Panicum hallii strain FIL2 chromosome 5, PHallii_v3.1, whole genome shotgun sequence window:
- the LOC112895125 gene encoding protein GRAVITROPIC IN THE LIGHT 1-like, translating to MEAQVAAPHHHHHQQKAANLARTFTKLLRRKRADDAAQGVPEAPATVAGGDYEEERAEQPVVPSLSKLKLSGNLAAAYSFDAFFRNAAEKKAAAAAAAGGGGGGAVGRPLPGDVTPEAAADSLLATLFAGVSAVKAAYAQLQLAQFPYDAEAIQSADAAVVTELTRLSDTKRRYLRDPAAAARGAAAAGHTALAAHAEEQRHLLKTYQITARKLESELRAKDAEAERARASLTAELRAERALEARLHPGRTLASLDDLHLSGLNPTHFLTALRHTVKSIRSFSKSMLNSMQSAGWDLAAAAAAVHPGVPLRRAGDTKFVFESYVAMKMFANFHRRDFIFSFLNEREFYDRRRFFEEFTELKAEPASAFLDVRNPRWGGFGKFLRAKYLSLVHARMETAFFGRLEQRGIVSAGPGFPESSWFAEFAEMARRVWLLHCLFFAFDGGAEEDGASIFQVRTGARFSEVYMESVSDGRADDSAAAAAEERVVGFTVLPGFRVGRTLIQCRVYLSRPARRP from the coding sequence ATGGAGGCGCAAGTGGCGGCtccgcaccaccaccaccaccagcagaaGGCGGCCAACCTGGCGCGCACCTTCACCAAGCTGCTGCGCCGGAAGCGCGCCGACGATGCGGCCCAGGGCGTGCCCGAGGCGCCGGCGACCGTGGCCGGAGGCGACTACGAGGAGGAGCGGGCGGAGCAGCCGGTCGTCCCGTCCCTCAGCAAGCTGAAGCTGTCCGGGAACCTCGCCGCGGCCTACTCCTTCGACGCCTTCTTCCGCAACGCGGCCGAGAAGaaggctgcggctgcggcggcggcgggagggggAGGTGGAGGGGCAGTGGGCCGGCCGCTGCCGGGGGATGTGACGCCCGAGGCCGCCGCGGACTCCCTCCTCGCGACCCTGTTCGCGGGGGTCTCGGCGGTGAAGGCGGCGTACGCGCAGCTGCAGCTCGCGCAGTTCCCCTACGACGCGGAGGCGATCCAGTCAGCGGACGCCGCCGTCGTCACCGAGCTCACCAGGCTCTCCGACACCAAGCGCAGGTACCTCAGggaccccgccgccgcggcccggggcgcggcggcagcgggcCACACCGCCCTCGCCGCGCACGCCGAGGAGCAGCGCCACCTCCTCAAGACGTACCAGATCACGGCGCGCAAGCTCGAGTCGGAGCTCCGCGCCAAGGACGCCGAGGCCGAGCGCGCCAGGGCCTCCCTCACCGCCGAGCTCCGCGCCGAGCGCGCCCTGGAGGCGCGGCTCCACCCCGGCCGGACCCTCGCGTCGCTCGACGACCTCCACCTCTCCGGCCTCAACCCGACGCACTTCCTCACCGCGCTCCGCCACACCGTCAAGTCGATCCGGTCCTTCTCCAAGTCGATGCTCAACTCGATGCAGTCCGCCGGGTGGGAtctcgccgcggccgccgccgccgtgcacccGGGCGTCCCGCTGCGCCGCGCCGGCGACACCAAGTTCGTCTTCGAATCCTACGTCGCCATGAAGATGTTCGCCAATTTCCACCGCCGCGACTTCATCTTCAGCTTCCTCAACGAGCGGGAGTTCTACGACCGGAGGCGGTTCTTCGAGGAGTTCACGGAGCTCAAGGCGGAGCCGGCGAGCGCCTTCCTGGACGTGAGGAACCCGCGGTGGGGAGGGTTCGGCAAGTTCCTGCGCGCCAAGTACCTGTCGCTGGTGCACGCGCGGATGGAGACGGCCTTCTTCGGCCGCCTCGAGCAGCGCGGCATCGTCAGCGCCGGGCCCGGGTTCCCGGAGAGCTCGTGGTTCGCGGAGTTCGCGGAGATGGCCCGCCGCGTGTGGCTTCTGCACTGCCTCTTCTTCGCGTtcgacggcggcgccgaggAGGACGGCGCGTCCATCTTCCAGGTGCGCACTGGGGCGCGGTTCTCGGAGGTGTACATGGAGAGCGTCAGCGACGGGCGCGCCGACGActccgcagccgcggccgccgaGGAGCGCGTGGTCGGTTTCACCGTGCTTCCGGGGTTCAGGGTCGGCCGGACGCTGATCCAATGCCGGGTGTACCTGTCCCGGCCGGCGCGGCGTCCGTGA